In the genome of Ignavibacteria bacterium, one region contains:
- a CDS encoding EI24 domain-containing protein, with the protein MSDFAYGFFYPFRCIPLFFRKPKLILFSIVPVLINLLIYGTIFYFVFSWIYNTSSNITGANNPDALFYQELLHILVLFTTVILLLVICYFFFITIGGIISAPFNELLSVIVEEELTKIKVVNPRGFFADSWMSIKAEVVKLGFYLSISIPLFLLNFIPIVGFIFDILNIIFSSFYNALDFLDIPMTRREIKLRQKIKITNSGGMLSYGFGAIAFIIMFVPVINVLLKPLLVVSGTSLFFEKDYLKFYK; encoded by the coding sequence ATGTCCGACTTTGCTTATGGTTTCTTTTATCCGTTCAGATGCATTCCGCTGTTTTTCAGGAAGCCAAAGCTTATACTGTTTTCGATAGTCCCGGTTTTAATAAACTTATTAATTTACGGGACTATTTTTTATTTTGTGTTCAGCTGGATTTATAATACTTCATCTAACATTACCGGTGCAAATAATCCCGATGCCTTATTTTATCAGGAGCTTCTGCACATTCTTGTTCTTTTTACAACGGTAATTTTACTTTTAGTAATCTGTTATTTTTTCTTTATAACAATCGGCGGAATTATCTCAGCACCGTTCAACGAGCTGCTTTCGGTAATCGTCGAAGAAGAACTAACTAAAATTAAAGTCGTAAATCCCCGCGGTTTTTTTGCTGATTCGTGGATGAGCATTAAAGCTGAGGTCGTGAAGCTTGGTTTTTATTTGTCGATTTCTATTCCGTTGTTCTTGCTTAATTTTATTCCTATTGTCGGTTTCATATTTGATATTCTGAACATTATATTTTCTTCATTTTATAACGCGCTCGATTTTCTTGATATACCAATGACACGCAGAGAAATAAAATTAAGACAAAAAATTAAAATTACAAATAGCGGTGGAATGTTGAGTTATGGTTTTGGTGCAATTGCTTTTATAATTATGTTTGTTCCGGTGATAAACGTATTATTGAAACCTTTGCTTGTTGTTTCAGGCACGTCACTTTTTTTTGAAAAAGATTATCTAAAATTTTATAAATAA
- a CDS encoding ABC transporter ATP-binding protein, with product MADIKDTNNKNTNGNTANNGNTNTSSKSGGDVIKITGLKKAFGSNVVIDNMNLTVKKGETLVILGRSGTGKSVVLKCIVRLIKPDEGTIEVDGQNVDNLNGDDLQKFRKEVGFLFQSGALYDSMTVRENLMFPVIRQSDYDGSNVEPKVEEELKNVGLSQAIDKMPSELSGGMQKRIGLARTLMLDPKIILYDEPTTGLDTYTSKEISELIMDMKKKFGVTSVVVTHDMNCAKLISDRIVVLKDGRFVAQGSFDELSKSDDEFIKSFFTY from the coding sequence ATGGCTGACATAAAAGATACAAATAATAAAAATACAAACGGTAATACCGCAAATAACGGAAATACTAACACATCTTCAAAATCAGGCGGAGACGTCATTAAGATTACCGGTTTGAAAAAAGCATTTGGTTCAAACGTTGTTATTGATAATATGAACCTTACAGTTAAAAAAGGTGAGACACTTGTTATTCTCGGACGTTCAGGAACGGGAAAATCAGTTGTCTTAAAATGCATTGTCCGTTTGATTAAACCTGACGAAGGCACAATTGAAGTTGATGGACAAAATGTTGATAATCTAAACGGTGATGATTTACAAAAGTTCAGAAAAGAAGTGGGATTTTTATTTCAAAGTGGAGCATTGTATGACTCAATGACTGTTCGTGAAAATCTTATGTTCCCTGTTATCAGGCAGAGTGATTATGATGGAAGCAACGTTGAGCCTAAGGTCGAAGAAGAATTAAAAAACGTCGGGCTTTCACAGGCAATTGACAAAATGCCTTCCGAGCTTTCAGGGGGTATGCAGAAAAGAATCGGTCTTGCAAGAACATTAATGCTTGACCCCAAAATTATTTTATATGACGAGCCGACAACGGGACTTGATACTTATACATCAAAAGAAATCAGCGAGCTTATTATGGATATGAAAAAGAAATTTGGTGTAACTTCAGTAGTTGTTACTCATGATATGAACTGTGCTAAATTAATTTCAGACAGGATTGTGGTTCTCAAAGACGGACGTTTCGTTGCCCAGGGAAGCTTCGATGAACTATCAAAATCTGATGACGAATTTATTAAGAGTTTTTTTACATATTAA
- a CDS encoding ABC transporter permease — protein MTDNNNSNDVKLFGNFTIALPGSIVGFFGKLGNLFSFAAAYFKQVIVPKYEIKETFIQFYAIGYKSFGLVGITGFIIGLTLTLQSIPTLTMFGAQSLVPSMVAVAIFREIGPVITALIFAGKIGSGIGAELGSMKVTEQIDAMEVSGTDPFKYLVVTRVTAATLMLPLLIFYADALALFGGYLSFNLSEDVTIRGYLISTFQNIGFDDILPATIKSFFFGFSIGVVGCFEGYNADRGTESVGIAANTAVVISSLCVIIIDMLAVQITSLLGI, from the coding sequence ATGACTGACAATAATAATAGCAACGACGTTAAGTTATTCGGAAATTTTACGATTGCCCTGCCCGGTTCCATCGTAGGTTTTTTTGGAAAGTTAGGCAATCTCTTTTCATTTGCTGCCGCATATTTCAAACAGGTTATTGTTCCAAAATATGAAATCAAAGAGACCTTTATACAATTTTATGCAATTGGGTATAAGTCCTTTGGATTAGTGGGAATTACTGGCTTTATTATAGGATTAACTTTAACCCTTCAATCCATACCGACTTTAACAATGTTTGGAGCTCAGTCTCTTGTACCCTCTATGGTAGCGGTTGCCATATTTCGTGAGATTGGTCCCGTTATTACAGCTCTTATATTTGCGGGAAAAATCGGATCAGGCATCGGGGCAGAACTTGGCTCAATGAAGGTCACAGAACAAATTGACGCAATGGAAGTATCCGGAACAGACCCATTCAAATATCTTGTTGTTACACGAGTCACCGCTGCAACTTTAATGCTTCCACTCCTTATATTTTATGCTGATGCATTGGCTTTATTCGGTGGCTATCTTTCATTTAATTTGAGCGAAGACGTTACTATACGCGGGTATTTGATTTCAACGTTTCAAAATATCGGCTTTGATGATATTCTGCCTGCAACTATAAAATCATTTTTCTTTGGGTTTTCAATCGGAGTAGTCGGATGTTTTGAGGGATATAATGCAGACAGAGGCACCGAGTCTGTTGGAATTGCAGCTAATACTGCTGTTGTCATTTCCTCTTTGTGTGTAATCATTATCGATATGCTTGCAGTACAAATCACAAGCTTGCTTGGTATATAA
- the metK gene encoding methionine adenosyltransferase has product MSYFFTSESVSEGHPDKICDQISDAVLDDILAHDPHARVACETFCATGLVLVGGEITTSHYVDIPSLVREVVNDIGYTKGDYRFDSHSINVMSAINKQSPDIAMGVDRGGAGDQGIMFGYATNETKELMPMALLYAHHLVKKLADIRKKNPKLMPYLRPDAKSQVTVEYDDNGKPIRIDAVVVSTQHDPDVTQKRIKDDVINNVIKKVIPAELIDKKTKYFINPTGNFEIGGPHGDTGLTGRKIIVDTYGGKAPHGGGAFSGKDPSKVDRSAAYAARHVAKNIVAAKLADECTIQLSYAIGVPEPISILIDTHGTGKISHKELEKIVADNVDLTPQGIIKKLKLRRPIYRKTAAYGHFGRNDKDFTWEALDLKDTFQKAVK; this is encoded by the coding sequence ATGTCTTATTTTTTTACATCGGAGTCTGTTAGTGAGGGACATCCGGATAAAATTTGTGACCAGATTTCAGATGCAGTGCTTGATGATATTCTTGCGCACGACCCGCATGCACGTGTAGCTTGCGAAACTTTCTGCGCAACGGGACTCGTTCTCGTCGGCGGTGAAATCACAACTTCGCATTATGTTGATATTCCATCTCTTGTTAGAGAAGTAGTGAATGACATAGGATATACCAAAGGTGACTACCGCTTTGATTCTCACTCAATCAATGTTATGTCAGCTATCAACAAGCAGTCCCCTGACATCGCAATGGGTGTTGACCGCGGCGGCGCAGGCGACCAGGGCATAATGTTCGGTTATGCAACCAACGAAACAAAAGAGCTCATGCCGATGGCTTTATTGTATGCCCATCATTTAGTAAAGAAGCTTGCTGACATCAGAAAAAAGAATCCAAAGCTGATGCCTTATCTGAGACCTGATGCAAAATCACAAGTAACAGTTGAATATGATGACAACGGAAAACCAATCCGCATTGATGCTGTTGTTGTTTCTACACAGCATGATCCTGATGTAACACAAAAAAGAATTAAAGATGATGTAATCAATAACGTAATTAAAAAAGTTATTCCTGCCGAATTAATCGACAAGAAAACAAAATATTTCATTAACCCGACCGGTAATTTTGAAATAGGCGGACCTCACGGTGATACCGGTTTGACAGGAAGAAAAATTATCGTAGATACATACGGCGGAAAAGCTCCTCACGGAGGCGGCGCGTTTTCAGGAAAAGACCCTTCAAAAGTTGACAGAAGTGCTGCATACGCCGCAAGACACGTTGCAAAAAACATTGTTGCTGCGAAGCTTGCTGATGAGTGCACCATACAGCTTTCTTATGCAATCGGTGTTCCTGAACCAATTTCGATTTTAATTGACACACATGGCACAGGGAAAATTTCTCATAAAGAACTTGAAAAAATTGTAGCTGATAACGTTGATTTAACTCCTCAGGGAATTATTAAAAAATTGAAGCTAAGAAGACCTATTTACAGAAAAACCGCTGCTTATGGACACTTCGGAAGGAACGATAAAGACTTTACCTGGGAAGCACTTGATTTAAAAGACACTTTCCAAAAAGCTGTGAAATAA
- the purL gene encoding phosphoribosylformylglycinamidine synthase subunit PurL, with protein sequence MEVNLEVAKELGLLESEYNKILEILGRTPTYTELGIFSVMWSEHCSYKNSIAELKKLPRSGGRLLVSAGEENAGLIDIGDGLAVAFKIESHNHPSAVEPFQGAATGVGGILRDIFTMGARPIAALNSLRFGNITPKPDNDKEKIERSKFLLKHVVEGIGHYGNCFGVPTVSGEVYFEDCYQDNPLVNAMAVGIVKNNETATAKASGVGNPVFIVGSSTGKDGIHGATFASEEISEESESKRPNVQVGDPFTEKLLLEATLEIIKEGIVVGIQDMGAAGITCSTSEMSAKGECGMRINLDYVPLRDKNMSAYEIMLSESQERMLVVIQKGKEEKAKEIFAKWDLNCVQIGEIIEKPVVEVYYQDKLMAEVPAEPLVLGGGAPVYIREKKEPEYFKTTRALDANKLSEPKNLNEVLIKLLSSPSITNKKWIYNQYDTQVRTNTVILPGCDASVIRLKGTNKALAMKVDCNSKYVYLNPYKGGMIAVSECVRNVVCTGGTPLGITNCLNFGNPYNPEVYYQFSEALRGMGDACKKYDTPVTGGNVSFYNQSREYAVFPTPTIGVIGLIEDVSKTTSSFFKNENDVIILIGKQNSNEIGGSEYLNQIHNLVQGDTPDLDLNYEHNLHQTVLKLIDNKLINSAHDVSDGGIATALAECCVMNTDKMLGCEVNLPYKHRKDFELFGETQSRIIVSASENNLEKIKQICETNSIDFNVIGKVRGEKLKINNDIELNLNDIYNAYYNSLHSILETT encoded by the coding sequence ATGGAAGTAAACTTAGAAGTTGCAAAAGAATTAGGTCTCTTAGAATCCGAGTATAACAAAATCCTTGAAATACTCGGAAGAACTCCGACATATACCGAACTGGGAATTTTCTCGGTTATGTGGAGCGAACATTGCTCATATAAAAACTCAATCGCAGAATTAAAAAAACTCCCCCGCTCAGGCGGACGTTTGCTTGTTTCAGCAGGTGAGGAAAACGCAGGACTCATCGACATCGGTGACGGACTTGCAGTTGCATTTAAAATTGAGTCTCACAATCACCCTTCGGCAGTCGAGCCGTTTCAGGGCGCTGCAACAGGCGTCGGCGGTATTCTCCGCGATATTTTCACTATGGGCGCAAGACCAATTGCAGCTTTGAACTCGCTTCGTTTCGGCAACATCACTCCAAAACCCGATAACGATAAAGAAAAAATTGAGCGTTCAAAATTTTTATTGAAACATGTCGTCGAAGGCATCGGACATTACGGCAACTGCTTCGGTGTCCCGACCGTCAGCGGCGAAGTTTATTTCGAAGACTGTTATCAGGATAATCCCCTCGTCAATGCAATGGCAGTCGGTATCGTTAAGAATAACGAAACAGCTACTGCAAAAGCATCGGGAGTCGGTAATCCTGTTTTCATAGTCGGCTCATCGACAGGTAAAGACGGAATTCACGGAGCAACTTTTGCGTCTGAAGAAATCTCCGAAGAATCGGAATCAAAACGCCCGAACGTTCAGGTCGGTGACCCTTTTACTGAAAAACTTCTGCTCGAAGCAACTCTTGAAATTATAAAAGAAGGTATCGTTGTCGGCATTCAGGATATGGGTGCTGCGGGAATCACCTGCTCTACTTCAGAAATGTCCGCAAAAGGTGAATGCGGAATGAGAATAAATCTGGATTATGTTCCACTGCGCGACAAAAACATGAGCGCATATGAAATTATGCTTTCGGAATCTCAGGAAAGGATGCTTGTCGTAATTCAAAAAGGCAAAGAAGAAAAAGCAAAAGAAATTTTTGCAAAATGGGATTTAAACTGTGTTCAAATCGGCGAGATAATCGAAAAACCCGTTGTTGAAGTCTATTATCAGGATAAGCTTATGGCTGAAGTTCCTGCCGAACCTTTGGTTCTTGGCGGCGGTGCGCCTGTTTATATCCGTGAGAAAAAAGAACCTGAATATTTCAAGACAACTCGTGCATTAGATGCAAATAAATTATCCGAACCGAAAAACTTAAATGAAGTTTTAATAAAGCTTCTTTCTTCACCGAGCATTACAAATAAAAAATGGATTTATAATCAATACGATACTCAGGTTCGTACTAATACAGTCATTCTTCCCGGCTGTGATGCGTCGGTCATTCGCTTAAAAGGAACAAACAAAGCTCTTGCGATGAAAGTAGATTGCAACAGCAAATATGTTTATCTCAATCCTTACAAAGGCGGAATGATTGCAGTTTCCGAATGCGTTCGCAACGTTGTTTGCACAGGAGGGACACCTCTGGGTATAACGAATTGTCTCAACTTTGGCAATCCATATAATCCTGAAGTGTATTATCAATTCTCTGAAGCGCTTCGCGGTATGGGGGACGCCTGTAAAAAATATGATACTCCTGTTACAGGTGGTAACGTTAGTTTTTATAATCAGTCGCGTGAGTATGCTGTCTTCCCTACCCCGACAATCGGAGTAATCGGATTAATCGAAGACGTTTCCAAAACCACTTCAAGCTTTTTTAAAAATGAAAATGATGTTATTATTCTCATCGGCAAACAAAATTCAAATGAAATCGGCGGTTCGGAATATTTAAATCAGATTCATAATCTTGTTCAGGGAGATACACCTGACCTTGATTTAAATTACGAACATAACTTGCATCAGACCGTTCTGAAATTAATTGATAATAAATTAATTAATTCCGCTCATGATGTTTCTGATGGCGGTATTGCTACCGCTCTTGCAGAATGCTGCGTTATGAATACCGACAAAATGCTTGGGTGCGAAGTAAATCTGCCTTATAAACATAGAAAAGACTTCGAGTTATTCGGTGAAACCCAGAGCAGAATAATTGTCTCAGCTTCTGAGAATAATTTGGAAAAAATAAAGCAAATTTGTGAAACTAATTCCATAGATTTCAATGTTATCGGTAAAGTCAGAGGGGAAAAACTCAAAATCAATAATGACATTGAATTAAATTTGAATGATATTTATAATGCTTATTATAATTCGTTACATTCAATATTGGAAACAACTTGA
- a CDS encoding heterodisulfide reductase-related iron-sulfur binding cluster, whose translation MLNTIIFAVFFFGMISFFLYSAKKFFTILSFTKPENRFKDVAQRIKNTIVYALLQKKLFRRKFAGFLHLFIYWGFLVLTFVVVEGFIEGFFPNFTFAFLGPVYSFMTLCADLFGALVFVTVVFSLLRRYIGTPKRLQVEKSSRLDATFILIMIALVMITMFGVNIERILLGHSHGLRPVSQLLANIIGGSGSQTAYMFFWWAHNVVVLSFLNYLPYSKHFHVLSSIPNTYFSNLDIEPKGALKPINFEDESITQYGVKDYTDLTWKQTLDGYTCTECGRCTEVCPANFTGKMLNPKRIVMEIRRRASDKGPLLAKKVEQDPLLDVALVPDYITPQELWACTTCRACVQECPVMIDHVTSIVDMRRDLVMMESIFPEEMNTVFRNLENNESPWAFGAEARNEWITELNEDIEKDGKTNTVKKLSNIGTAEELDVVFWSGCAGAFDKRYRNVTKSFAKLLNEAGVKYAVLGSEEKCTGDPARRLGNEFLAQQFIQQNVETLKRYNVKKMVTACPHCFQTLNKEYKPFGIDLEVTHHTEFIDKLLEEKKLNPKKEIKEKVTYHDSCYLGRYNDVYEAPRKSLMNVPGLEVVEMNRNRDKGFCCGAGGGRMFLEEHEGKRVNIERTEEALATGAKEIATACPFCMTMLTDGVKAKDKAEEVKVKDISEIVLESL comes from the coding sequence ATGCTGAATACAATCATCTTTGCCGTTTTCTTCTTCGGAATGATTTCATTCTTCTTATATTCGGCAAAGAAATTTTTTACAATTCTAAGCTTCACCAAACCTGAAAACAGGTTTAAAGATGTCGCACAGCGTATAAAAAATACTATCGTCTACGCACTTCTTCAGAAAAAACTTTTCAGACGAAAATTTGCCGGTTTCCTTCATCTCTTTATTTATTGGGGATTTTTAGTTTTGACTTTTGTGGTGGTCGAGGGATTCATTGAAGGATTTTTTCCTAATTTCACTTTTGCATTTCTTGGACCTGTTTATAGCTTCATGACGTTGTGTGCTGATTTATTCGGAGCTCTTGTTTTTGTAACGGTTGTATTCTCATTACTCAGAAGATATATCGGTACACCAAAAAGATTGCAGGTTGAAAAATCCTCACGTCTCGATGCTACTTTTATCTTAATTATGATTGCGCTTGTGATGATAACAATGTTCGGAGTGAACATCGAAAGAATTTTGCTCGGACATTCACACGGACTCAGACCTGTATCGCAATTGCTTGCAAACATTATCGGAGGCAGCGGTTCGCAAACTGCATATATGTTTTTTTGGTGGGCGCACAATGTAGTCGTGCTTTCGTTTTTAAATTATCTTCCCTACTCAAAACATTTTCACGTTTTATCATCTATACCTAATACATATTTTTCTAATCTCGATATTGAACCTAAAGGTGCTCTTAAACCTATTAATTTTGAGGATGAGTCAATCACTCAATACGGTGTAAAAGACTATACCGATTTAACCTGGAAGCAGACACTTGACGGATATACCTGCACTGAATGCGGAAGATGCACGGAAGTTTGTCCTGCAAACTTCACAGGCAAGATGCTTAATCCGAAGCGAATCGTGATGGAAATCAGACGACGCGCATCGGACAAAGGACCTTTGCTTGCAAAGAAAGTCGAGCAAGACCCCCTGTTAGATGTTGCGCTTGTGCCGGATTATATAACTCCGCAGGAGCTCTGGGCATGCACTACCTGCCGTGCATGCGTTCAAGAATGCCCCGTTATGATTGACCACGTTACATCAATCGTTGATATGCGTCGCGACCTTGTGATGATGGAATCTATTTTTCCTGAAGAAATGAATACCGTTTTCAGAAATCTCGAAAACAACGAATCACCTTGGGCTTTCGGTGCGGAAGCTCGTAACGAATGGATTACCGAACTTAACGAAGATATCGAGAAAGATGGAAAAACCAATACCGTTAAAAAACTCAGCAACATCGGAACAGCCGAAGAGCTTGATGTTGTGTTCTGGTCAGGTTGTGCGGGTGCTTTCGATAAGCGTTATAGAAACGTTACGAAAAGTTTTGCAAAATTATTAAACGAAGCAGGCGTTAAATACGCAGTTCTCGGAAGCGAAGAAAAATGCACAGGCGACCCTGCAAGACGTTTAGGAAATGAATTTTTAGCACAGCAGTTTATTCAGCAGAACGTCGAGACGTTAAAAAGATACAATGTGAAGAAAATGGTAACTGCTTGTCCGCATTGTTTCCAGACATTGAATAAAGAATACAAGCCGTTCGGAATTGATTTGGAAGTAACTCACCATACAGAATTTATTGACAAGCTTCTCGAAGAGAAGAAATTAAATCCGAAAAAAGAAATAAAAGAAAAAGTTACATATCACGATTCATGTTATCTCGGAAGATATAACGATGTTTATGAAGCACCGCGTAAGTCATTAATGAACGTTCCCGGACTTGAAGTAGTAGAGATGAACCGCAATCGCGATAAAGGTTTTTGCTGCGGTGCAGGCGGCGGAAGAATGTTCCTTGAAGAACATGAAGGCAAACGCGTGAACATTGAAAGAACCGAAGAAGCGCTTGCAACAGGTGCAAAAGAAATTGCAACTGCTTGTCCGTTCTGCATGACGATGTTAACCGACGGCGTCAAAGCAAAAGACAAAGCAGAAGAAGTTAAAGTAAAAGATATTTCAGAAATAGTTCTGGAGAGTTTATAA